In a genomic window of Scyliorhinus torazame isolate Kashiwa2021f chromosome 5, sScyTor2.1, whole genome shotgun sequence:
- the LOC140419512 gene encoding uncharacterized protein produces MEKPWKCGDCGMGCYSPSEMQTHRRIHTGERPFICSVCGKGFTLSSHLLTHQLVHTDERPFKCADCEKSFKSRNYLLTHQRTHTGERPFTCSVCGKGFICASHLQTHQLVHTDQRPFKCADCEKSFRSRNNLLTHQRTHTGEMPFTCLECGKGFNDLSNLRTHHQVHSDQRPFKCADCEKSYKSRNNLLIHQRTHTGERPFTCSVCGKRFTCSSDLVINQFVHTDQRPFKCADCEKSFKSKKHLMSHQRTHTGERPFTCSMCGKRFTCSSDLLKHQRVHTGERPYTCPMCEKKFTRSSDLTSHQLVHTDQKPFKCSECEKRFKRKTSLRKHQRVHTETES; encoded by the coding sequence atggagaaaccgtggaaatgtggggactgtgggatgggatgctATTCTCCGTCTGAAATGcaaactcatcgacgtattcacactggggaaaggccgttcatctgctctgtgtgtgggaagggattcactctgtcatcccacctcctgacacaccaacttgttcatactgatgagagaccgtttaaatgtgctgactgtgagaagagctttaaaagcagaaattatttactgacacaccaacgcactcacactggggagaggccgttcacctgctccgtgtgtgggaagggattcatttgtgCATCTCACCTccagacacaccaacttgttcatactgatcagagaccttttaaatgtgctgactgtgagaagagctttagaagcagaaataatttactgacacatcaacgcactcacactggggagatgccattcacctgtctggaatgtgggaagggatttaatgatttgtcaaacctccggactcaccatcaggttcactctgaccagagaccgtttaaatgtgctgactgtgagaagagctataaaagcagaaataatttactgatacatcaacgcactcacactggggagaggccattcacctgctccgtgtgtgggaagagattcacatgtTCATCCGACCTTGTGATAaaccaatttgttcacactgatcagagaccttttaaatgtgctgactgtgagaagagttttaaaagtAAAAAGCATTTAATGTCACATCAAcggactcacactggggagaggccgttcacctgctccatgtgtgggaagagattcacatgttcatccgaccttctgaaacaccagcgagttcacactggggagagaccgtacacttgccccatgtgtgagaagaaattcactcggtcatccgacctgacttcacaccaacttgttcacactgatcagaaaccttttaaatgttctgaatgtgaaaagagatttaaaagaaaaacaagtctgcggaaacaccagcgagttcacactgaaacagaatcatag